From Halomicrobium salinisoli, the proteins below share one genomic window:
- a CDS encoding rhomboid family intramembrane serine protease encodes MVFEWVPSWVPLRALAVVAAVGLSAVAALWLGRRGRHPTDRLRARFLFGVPWGTALTVALIVAVYLFVQGGLEHPRSPVVVAFRSWSYFYPLGMVAAAFTHGSLPHLTGNAVGTVVFGTVVEYAVGHYPRDRGASTFGSLRTNPYARALALPVAAVAVGLFTSLFALGPVVGFSGVVFALAGFALVVRPVAAALAILANRVVGLVVTALRNPEVTASARPRVITPWWADVAIQGHAIGVLTGVLLAVAVVHRRDEWPDPARLWFGLLAFATLQGLWALYVPQSGSRYVMFRWLGTALVFVLAAVAALAAAQERFPVDWEQSSFDAAAGALARLGALAVLSALLLGLSAAAVPYNVADVGTESAPGQSVEVRDYSVGYAEDVPHEYVNAVSVPYFDDPASVNASGVIVTSDERNVWYPLVLKQGLANRGRARVLLGGVGWRRPVFADRTGWRPTGNDSVYRVHLRPAGGERTLAYESAPRRASPVIDGRNVTVRPTDEGFALVVTRQGERLGSLPVPEDGARVTEAGLTFARNGTDVTASRGGTRVTVATRETYN; translated from the coding sequence ATGGTCTTCGAGTGGGTGCCGTCGTGGGTCCCGCTGCGAGCCCTCGCCGTGGTCGCCGCCGTGGGACTCTCCGCCGTCGCCGCCCTCTGGCTGGGCCGGCGGGGCCGACATCCGACCGACCGGCTCCGCGCTCGTTTCCTCTTCGGGGTGCCCTGGGGGACGGCGCTCACGGTCGCGCTGATCGTCGCCGTGTACCTCTTCGTCCAGGGAGGGCTCGAACACCCGCGCAGCCCCGTGGTCGTCGCCTTCCGGTCGTGGTCGTACTTCTACCCGCTGGGGATGGTCGCCGCGGCGTTCACCCACGGGAGCCTGCCGCACCTGACGGGCAACGCCGTGGGCACGGTCGTGTTCGGGACCGTCGTCGAGTACGCCGTGGGGCACTACCCGCGCGACCGCGGCGCGTCGACGTTCGGATCGCTGCGGACCAACCCGTACGCCCGGGCGCTCGCCCTGCCGGTCGCCGCCGTCGCGGTCGGCCTCTTCACGTCCCTGTTCGCGCTCGGCCCCGTCGTCGGCTTCTCCGGCGTCGTGTTCGCGCTGGCGGGCTTCGCGCTCGTCGTCCGGCCGGTCGCGGCCGCCCTGGCCATCCTGGCCAACCGCGTCGTCGGGCTCGTCGTCACGGCGCTGCGCAACCCCGAGGTGACCGCGTCCGCCCGCCCGCGCGTGATCACGCCCTGGTGGGCCGACGTCGCCATCCAGGGCCACGCCATCGGCGTCCTGACCGGCGTCCTGCTGGCCGTGGCCGTCGTCCATCGCAGGGACGAGTGGCCCGACCCCGCTCGCCTCTGGTTCGGCCTGCTCGCGTTCGCGACGCTCCAGGGGCTCTGGGCGCTGTACGTCCCACAGAGCGGCAGTCGCTACGTCATGTTCCGGTGGCTCGGCACGGCGCTCGTGTTCGTCCTCGCGGCCGTCGCGGCCCTGGCCGCGGCACAGGAGCGCTTCCCCGTCGACTGGGAGCAGTCGTCGTTCGACGCGGCCGCCGGCGCGCTGGCCCGTCTCGGCGCGCTGGCCGTCCTCTCCGCGCTGCTGCTCGGCCTCTCCGCCGCGGCCGTCCCGTACAACGTCGCCGACGTCGGAACGGAGTCGGCACCCGGCCAGTCCGTCGAGGTCCGGGACTACTCGGTCGGGTACGCGGAGGACGTCCCCCACGAGTACGTCAACGCCGTCTCGGTCCCCTACTTCGACGACCCCGCGTCCGTCAACGCCAGCGGGGTGATCGTCACGAGCGACGAGCGGAACGTCTGGTACCCGCTGGTCCTGAAGCAGGGACTGGCCAATCGCGGCCGGGCGCGGGTCCTGCTCGGCGGCGTCGGCTGGCGACGGCCCGTCTTCGCCGACCGCACCGGCTGGCGGCCGACCGGCAACGACAGCGTCTACAGGGTCCACCTCCGGCCGGCCGGCGGCGAGCGCACGCTCGCCTACGAGTCCGCGCCCCGACGGGCGAGTCCGGTGATCGACGGGCGCAACGTGACCGTCCGACCGACGGACGAGGGGTTCGCGCTCGTCGTCACCAGGCAGGGCGAGCGCCTCGGCAGTCTCCCCGTCCCCGAGGACGGCGCCCGCGTCACCGAGGCCGGCCTCACGTTCGCGCGCAACGGGACCGACGTGACCGCCAGCCGCGGTGGGACGCGGGTCACCGTCGCGACGCGGGAGACGTACAACTAG
- a CDS encoding METTL5 family protein produces MATKRALAQQLGVVAGFDDPKAPLEQYRTPPELAAHLIHLADLRGDLEGRTVVDLGCGTGMLALGAALRGPERVVGLDLDPDPLRTARDNERKVASSTSVSWVRGDAERAPLSTDPGETTVVMNPPFGAQSGNEHADRAFLATTADLAGVSYSIHNAGSREFVESFADDEGGEVTDSYAAEFELPRQFDHHSDESRTISAEVFRIEWDR; encoded by the coding sequence GGCGTCGTCGCGGGGTTCGACGACCCGAAGGCGCCGCTGGAACAGTACCGGACGCCGCCGGAGCTGGCGGCCCACCTGATCCACCTGGCGGACCTGCGGGGCGACCTGGAGGGCCGGACGGTGGTCGACCTGGGCTGCGGGACGGGTATGCTCGCGCTCGGTGCGGCCCTGCGCGGGCCCGAGCGCGTGGTCGGCCTCGACCTCGACCCGGACCCGCTGCGGACGGCGCGGGACAACGAGCGCAAGGTCGCCTCCTCGACGTCCGTCTCGTGGGTCAGGGGCGACGCCGAGCGGGCGCCGCTGTCGACCGACCCCGGGGAGACGACCGTGGTGATGAACCCGCCCTTCGGCGCGCAGTCGGGCAACGAGCACGCCGACCGGGCGTTCCTGGCGACGACGGCCGACCTCGCTGGCGTCTCCTATTCGATCCACAACGCCGGCAGCCGCGAGTTCGTCGAGTCGTTCGCCGACGACGAGGGCGGCGAAGTCACCGACTCCTACGCCGCGGAGTTCGAACTGCCTCGCCAGTTCGACCACCACAGCGACGAGTCCCGGACCATCTCGGCCGAGGTGTTCCGGATCGAGTGGGACCGCTGA